A region of Gammaproteobacteria bacterium DNA encodes the following proteins:
- a CDS encoding LinF: protein MKQLYLINEFKKKSIEDCTISAVLMYGSFIKGEGDKFSDIEFYIFLRDDCHIDKYKWISSVNPIALMFVNEFGTDVVIFDNLIRGEFHFLPLKEISIIKSWQGHTSFEFKEKMNLVDKDGLLTDVLNDIEPPYEPIRNTPAQIEWLADSLINNLLFASNLFQRGEYAHLHNIFQYIQKHTLWLIRIYEQSEKHWESPTKKLEVDISSYWYNKYQTIVPIITRKSLNKALLNAFVLSKDIFKKTNVSSSKLELIYRIENTFEINHRNEET from the coding sequence ATGAAACAATTATATTTAATTAACGAATTTAAGAAAAAATCTATTGAGGACTGTACTATTTCTGCTGTCTTAATGTATGGTTCTTTTATAAAAGGAGAAGGCGATAAGTTTTCGGATATTGAATTTTATATTTTTCTTCGAGATGATTGCCATATAGATAAATACAAGTGGATATCTTCTGTTAATCCAATAGCGTTGATGTTTGTAAATGAATTTGGTACAGATGTAGTTATATTTGATAATCTCATTAGAGGAGAATTTCATTTTTTGCCATTAAAAGAGATTTCAATAATCAAAAGTTGGCAAGGACACACTTCATTTGAGTTTAAAGAGAAGATGAATTTAGTAGATAAGGACGGTTTACTTACAGATGTATTAAATGACATTGAGCCTCCTTATGAACCAATTCGTAATACTCCAGCTCAAATTGAGTGGCTTGCTGATTCATTAATAAACAATTTACTTTTTGCATCCAATCTTTTCCAAAGGGGAGAATATGCACATCTACATAATATCTTTCAATATATTCAAAAACACACATTGTGGTTGATAAGGATATATGAACAATCAGAAAAACATTGGGAGAGTCCAACAAAAAAACTGGAAGTCGATATTTCTTCTTATTGGTACAATAAATATCAGACCATTGTTCCTATAATCACAAGAAAAAGTCTAAACAAAGCTCTCTTAAATGCTTTTGTCCTATCTAAAGATATATTCAAGAAAACAAATGTGTCATCCTCTAAATTAGAACTTATTTACAGAATAGAAAACACGTTTGAAATAAACCACAGAAATGAAGAAACCTAA
- a CDS encoding RteC domain-containing protein yields MIRKIENISKQIEDQIQIKELEVSNIIRDVPPIILILERGFVELKSLVLSENFKTNSDEIHFFKETKPKLFSKLIYYKKIHNIELNKPVCGFDTIKEYLEKEQENINFFYHKNNDFIQYYRLGKTILDEYYFVRNRREMGLNLESFYFERDPNFSTNYDFKVAKLLANDMLAAYLESELTRLKQREELFDKNSLTNTKHTWTDTKSALVELIYAVHAEQSVNSGNIDLKVLALVFEKIFNIELGDIYRIFLEIRGRKGERTTYLNRLVVALNKRMNDADSR; encoded by the coding sequence ATGATTAGAAAAATAGAAAATATATCAAAACAGATAGAAGATCAGATACAAATAAAGGAACTGGAAGTATCCAATATAATACGTGATGTACCTCCTATAATTCTGATATTAGAGAGAGGATTCGTGGAATTGAAGTCTTTAGTTTTAAGTGAAAACTTCAAAACTAATTCTGATGAAATCCATTTTTTCAAAGAAACAAAACCAAAGTTATTCTCCAAATTAATTTACTACAAAAAGATACACAATATCGAATTAAACAAGCCTGTATGTGGTTTTGATACAATCAAAGAATATTTGGAAAAGGAACAAGAGAACATTAACTTCTTTTACCACAAAAACAATGATTTTATTCAATACTACCGACTTGGGAAAACAATTTTGGATGAATATTACTTTGTAAGGAATCGGCGGGAAATGGGTTTAAATTTGGAATCTTTTTATTTTGAAAGAGATCCCAATTTTTCCACTAATTACGATTTCAAAGTCGCTAAACTTCTTGCGAATGATATGTTGGCAGCCTATCTGGAATCAGAGTTGACAAGATTGAAACAAAGAGAAGAACTCTTTGACAAAAATTCGCTTACTAACACCAAACATACTTGGACAGACACAAAATCTGCTCTGGTTGAATTAATTTATGCTGTTCATGCCGAACAGAGTGTCAATTCCGGGAATATTGACTTGAAAGTTTTAGCCTTAGTATTTGAAAAAATATTCAATATTGAATTAGGCGATATTTACCGGATATTTCTGGAGATTAGAGGACGAAAAGGAGAAAGAACGACTTATTTAAACCGTTTGGTAGTTGCTCTTAATAAACGAATGAATGATGCAGATAGCAGGTGA